In one Carassius carassius chromosome 14, fCarCar2.1, whole genome shotgun sequence genomic region, the following are encoded:
- the rab11fip5a gene encoding uncharacterized protein rab11fip5a isoform X1, whose protein sequence is MSLVKNDEEQRWVPTHVQVTVLRARGLRAKGKHGTSDVYTIIQLGKEKYSTCVMEKTTDPEWGEECSFELQPGVLEGGGRDAIPPGAGDLTLTVMHRALIGLDVFLGQAVIPLDEAFQERKYMRNEWYQLHSKTGKKEKERGELQLTVQFTRHNLTASMYDLSMKDKPRSAFDKLRERMRAKKRSIEEDSSSAIVPGGYGALAHMQGRLPSDGGGEEDYEDDEGGEARRSKMRSFFLRGRLRKSSDTRSSTSLGSESSESSSRGGSLSPTAGISVVVSDLSNSPSNSSNLTTDNSPEHTVAPSPQVSPVRHVMYDINLPVPHSVMSENDTPILLPSVWVNGNPVETSPLTHHPPSLVLQQAQPESTKPVTQSGQPQATTLPAKPQTTQLPKSQSKPRPEPLLPALGVLQKGSLSLSLQNLSHRGEDKQGGSPVDGRRWSFDKPGEEEKAAIVAALEQAGRLTDEVELETVIPAGETETQSKKRRGLFSHGKGDSAGKGPIVSKEEAERAQPLIEVKHKGWFSSKDSHSKPSPLVSPQSDSSVSTICPIVPLTFNDPSQSMADKNANHFTSPTPLFDANPFLPHTQQNPFIQELHSAASLTPDVPSLFSSTQTQSDGNATPDLLRTGNQNGLSQMDISFDPLISYFKGSTEKDDFKHFAKDRLKSEDVNETMNLVTLPALFIETNNQEPSGALGGLMLSDTNYPTVLGQTASASTAETFKETSSYTPQVSGSDVNYIISSSNKPDLTANGAHVFLEFDLNSSEISLPENSSLEFSELNTLACPYPALSATSKNEDGADDTTLEDHPKTKTNVPQPSVSKTDTVELPPSISFEFSEGVSVSPEISQRPEMLEFAKDIESGTVHEAPMLFFGDNSSGDTLEQSTVISDSLVGDLDHQSIEHRLYPQSDIIQSNITQFDEEFWGSNASLIQNVAVSGKSLAEATTPLVFHVQLGQSSLVSTALPVKNGEKMNAVMDTMLQNESGNGILEGVRSKNICSEIEDFVPENLIDSPNFSMSNDMQEDKQEKVNELPTSPFKKDYLVSQLSTITEEDEIMPSNGPTLPVGHLHPTNVIRTGTEEDASDLNSVLSPDRILLHSMHKSVDSDYYLTSVSQQDFPVSPSLELTKGVKPRQVLSEDTSKFKSLPNHIPNVVQRDDISAKGIPEMGCKQDEVIAENIKPFPEALTKQESPLDVLPNNCLLDLLPETHTFSPKLAPSPNTSPENIIKSEFDEAVLQCNPSGDIVEKSDFPKDMSPIVVTSEMIAELEAQLASLDTDTCLVDESKTCPKDGSFNIEPFGIVSENNLHLVQLTDSNAFVSNCSSEQTSSITQDLVITDSDLKNIFVPQPTTMHLLSTSKGLDENPGSADTHNDPKPNSKQTDSLDINIDFWTTPAVPQSVTPDIFPVNWPTLSQPSAPSPFDQPTLASRDDLSLNFTSSLFDLSPVASSTPHVAVDNNPLPQVFPFPTIPRTSEVPRPAPLPTMQAVNSTAFNPFLQAKTQTSDHQSSPHPVKPLTPPDEKRSEGRSVLEKLKSTIHSGRTGQDADKKQLVEGGGTYYHLNQSELVNLLIQRDSELRQEREEYERRGALLEKRETELKKMKVTIKDLEDYIDTLLVRIMEQTPTLLQVGSKMK, encoded by the exons TCTGGATGAAGCATTTCAGGAACGGAAATACATGAGAAATGA GTGGTACCAGCTGCATTCTAAAACTGGCAAAAAGGAGAAAGAACGAGGGGAGCTTCAGTTGACTGTACAGTTCACTCGGCACAACCTGACGGCCAGCATGTACGACCTTTCCATGAAAGACAAACCTCGTTCTGCTTTCGATAAGCTCAGAGAACGCATGAGAGCTAAGAAGCGCTCTATCGAAGAAGATTCCTCTTCTGCCATTGTCCCTGGTGGATACGGAGCACTGGCACACATGCAGGGGCGCCTGCCGAGTGATGGGGGTGGAGAGGAAGACTATGAGGATGATGAAGGAGGGGAGGCCCGCAGGAGTAAGATGAGAAGTTTTTTCCTGCGTGGGAGGTTAAGGAAGTCTTCAGACACGCGTTCAAGCACGTCACTGGGCTCAGAGAGCAGCGAGTCTTCATCGCGGGGCGGCAGCCTCAGCCCGACAGCAGGTATCAGTGTGGTGGTCTCAGATCTGTCCAACTCTCCGAGTAACAGCAGCAACCTGACTACAGACAACAGTCCAG AACACACAGTGGCTCCCTCACCACAGGTGTCTCCTGTCAGACATGTGATGTATGACATCAACTTACCAGTGCCTCATTCTGTGATGTCAGAGAACGACACCCCTATTTTGCTTCCTTCAGTCTGGGTGAATGGGAATCCGGTGGAAACGTCTCCTCTTACTCACCACCCACCATCACTCGTACTTCAGCAAGCTCAACCAGAGTCAACCAAACCAGTAACTCAGTCAGGTCAACCACAGGCAACCACGCTGCCAGCCAAGCCTCAGACAACCCAGCTACCCAAGTCCCAGTCAAAGCCAAGGCCCGAGCCCCTGCTCCCAGCCCTGGGGGTGCTTCAGAAgggctctctctccctctccctgcaGAACCTCTCTCACCGTGGGGAAGACAAGCAGGGCGGCAGCCCTGTGGATGGCCGTCGCTGGTCCTTCGATAAACCCGGAgaggaagaaaaagcagccaTTGTAGCAGCATTAGAGCAAGCTGGAAGACTTACAGATGAGGTTGAGCTGGAAACAGTGATACCTGCTGGAGAGACAGAGACTCAGAGCAAGAAAAGGAGGGGCCTGTTCTCACATGGGAAAGGTGATTCGGCTGGCAAAGGACCAATCGTGAGCAAAGAGGAAGCAGAACGTGCTCAACCACTTATAGAAGTCAAACATAAAGGATGGTTCAGCTCCAAGGACTCACACAGTAAACCCAG CCCGCTGGTGTCTCCTCAGTCAGACTCAAGTGTCAGTACAATCTGTCCCATTGTACCCTTGACCTTTAATGACCCTTCACAGAGTATGGCTGACAAAAACGCTAATCACTTCACTTCTCCCACACCCCTTTTTGACGCCAATCCGTTCCTcccacacacacagcagaatcCATTCATTCAGGAGCTTCATTCTGCTGCTTCTTTAACTCCTGATGTGCCCTCTCTCTTTAGCTCAACACAAACGCAGTCTGATGGTAATGCCACCCCAGATTTGCTAAGGACTGGAAACCAAAACGGACTTTCCCAAATGGATATCTCATTTGATCCTTTAATTTCTTACTTCAAGGGGTCGACAGAAAAGGATGACTTTAAACATTTTGCTAAGGACAGATTGAAGTCAGAGGATGTGAATGAAACAATGAATTTGGTTACACTCCCTGCTCTCTTCATAGAAACAAATAATCAAGAGCCCTCTGGTGCATTGGGTGGTTTAATGTTGTCTGATACAAACTACCCAACTGTTTTAGGACAAACTGCTTCAGCAAGTACTGCAGAGACATTTAAGGAAACTTCTTCTTACACGCCTCAAGTTTCAGGAAGTGATGTTAATTATATTATCTCTAGTTCTAACAAGCCTGACCTCACTGCTAATGGGGCGCATGTCTTCCTAGAATTTGATCTCAATTCATCTGAAATTTCCTTGCCTGAAAATTCCAGTTTAGAGTTTTCTGAATTGAATACACTTGCATGCCCTTATCCTGCACTGTCAGCTACCTCCAAGAATGAAGACGGTGCCGATGACACAACTCTTGAAGACCAcccaaaaaccaaaacaaatgtcCCACAGCCATCAGTATCAAAAACAGACACTGTTGAACTTCCTCCTAGTATCTCCTTTGAATTCTCAGAGGGGGTGTCTGTGAGTCCTGAAATATCACAGAGGCCTGAAATGCTAGAGTTTGCTAAAGATATTGAATCTGGGACAGTCCATGAAGCTCCTATGCTATTCTTTGGAGACAACAGCTCAGGTGACACACTGGAACAGTCAACAGTGATATCTGATTCCTTAGTTGGAGACCTAGACCACCAGTCTATTGAGCACCGTCTTTATCCACAGTCTGACATCATTCAGAGTAATATAACACAATTTGATGAAGAATTTTGGGGATCAAATGCCTCACTCATTCAAAATGTGGCAGTAAGTGGAAAGTCCCTAGCTGAAGCCACTACGCCTTTAGTATTCCATGTTCAATTGGGACAGAGTTCCCTAGTATCAACTGCTCTGCCAGTGAAGAATGGAGAGAAAATGAATGCAGTTATGGACACCATGCTACAGAATGAATCAGGAAATGGTATCTTAGAGGGTGTCCGTAGTAAAAATATCTGTTCTGAAATTGAAGACTTTGTTCCAGAGAACCTAATTGATAGCCCTAATTTTTCAATGTCTAATGACATGCAGGAAGACAAACAAGAGAAAGTCAATGAATTGCCAACTAGTCCATTTAAGAAAGATTACCTGGTAAGTCAACTCAGCACCATCACTGAAGAGGATGAAATAATGCCCTCTAATGGACCAACACTTCCTGTAGGACATCTCCATCCCACCAATGTAATTAGAACAGGGACAGAGGAGGATGCTTCAGATCTCAACTCGGTGCTCTCACCTGATCGCATTCTTCTCCACAGCATGCACAAGAGTGTAGATTCAGACTATTATCTCACTAGTGTATCTCAACAGGACTTCCCAGTTTCCCCTAGCTTAGAGCTTACAAAGGGAGTGAAACCAAGACAGGTTCTTTCTGAAGACACTTCAAAATTCAAATCCTTGCCAAACCATATCCCTAATGTTGTGCAACGAGatgacatttctgcaaaaggcATACCAGAAATGGGTTGTAAGCAAGATGAGGTCATAGCAGAAAACATTAAACCTTTTCCAGAAGCCTTAACAAAACAAGAATCTCCTCTGGATGTTCTACCAAATAATTGCTTATTGGATCTCCTGCCAGAAACGCATACCTTTTCCCCCAAATTAGCCCCCTCACCCAATACATCACCTGAGAACATAATAAAGTCAGAGTTTGATGAAGCAGTGCTACAGTGCAACCCCTCAGGGGACATTGTTGAGAAATCCGACTTTCCCAAAGACATGTCACCAATTGTTGTTACCTCAGAAATGATAGCAGAACTTGAGGCTCAGCTTGCATCATTAGATACAGACACGTGTTTGGTAGATGAGAGTAAAACCTGCCCAAAAGATGGATCCTTTAATATTGAACCTTTTGGGATTGTATCAGAGAACAACTTGCATTTAGTCCAGTTGACTGATTCTAATGCGTTTGTATCCAATTGTTCATCAGAACAAACCTCCAGTATCACTCAGGACCTTGTCATAACTGATTCTGACCTGAAAAACATCTTTGTACCCCAGCCAACTACAATGCACCTTCTTAGTACTAGCAAAGGTCTGGATGAAAACCCTGGATCTGCAGACACTCACAATGACCCAAAACCAAATTCTAAACAAACCGATAGTCTAGACATAAATATTGATTTTTGGACAACTCCAGCTGTCCCACAATCTGTGACACCAGACATATTTCCTGTAAATTGGCCCACTTTATCCCAGCCATCAGCCCCTTCACCCTTCGACCAGCCAACGCTGGCTTCAAGGGATGATCTTAGCCTTAACTTTACATCTTCTTTATTCGACCTTTCACCAGTAGCTTCCTCAACACCACATGTAGCAGTAGACAATAATCCATTGCCCCAGGTATTCCCCTTCCCCACAATTCCCCGTACCTCAGAGGTGCCACGTCCAGCTCCTCTTCCTACTATGCAGGCTGTGAATTCTACAGCATTCAATCCTTTTCTCCAGGCTAAAACACAGACATCTGATCATCAGAGCAG TCCACACCCAGTGAAGCCATTGACACCTCCTGATGAGAAAAGGTCAGAGGGTCGCTCTGTCCTAGAGAAGCTTAAATCCACCATCCACTCAGGACGAACAGGCCAGGATGCTGACAAGAAG CAGCTAGTGGAGGGAGGAGGCACGTACTATCACCTGAACCAGAGTGAGCTGGTGAATTTGCTGATCCAGCGGGATTCTGAGCTCAGGCAGGAGCGGGAGGAGTACGAGAGGCGAGGGGCGCTGCTGGAGAAGCGCGAGACAGAGCTAAAGAAGATGAAGGTTACGATCAAAGATCTAGAGGATTACATTGACACGCTTCTTGTACGCATCATGGAGCAGACCCCCACGCTGCTGCAGGTCGGCTCTAAGatgaaatga
- the rab11fip5a gene encoding uncharacterized protein rab11fip5a isoform X3 codes for MSLVKNDEEQRWVPTHVQVTVLRARGLRAKGKHGTSDVYTIIQLGKEKYSTCVMEKTTDPEWGEECSFELQPGVLEGGGRDAIPPGAGDLTLTVMHRALIGLDVFLGQAVIPLDEAFQERKYMRNEWYQLHSKTGKKEKERGELQLTVQFTRHNLTASMYDLSMKDKPRSAFDKLRERMRAKKRSIEEDSSSAIVPGGYGALAHMQGRLPSDGGGEEDYEDDEGGEARRSKMRSFFLRGRLRKSSDTRSSTSLGSESSESSSRGGSLSPTAGISVVVSDLSNSPSNSSNLTTDNSPEHTVAPSPQVSPVRHVMYDINLPVPHSVMSENDTPILLPSVWVNGNPVETSPLTHHPPSLVLQQAQPESTKPVTQSGQPQATTLPAKPQTTQLPKSQSKPRPEPLLPALGVLQKGSLSLSLQNLSHRGEDKQGGSPVDGRRWSFDKPGEEEKAAIVAALEQAGRLTDEVELETVIPAGETETQSKKRRGLFSHGKGDSAGKGPIVSKEEAERAQPLIEVKHKGWFSSKDSHSKPSSTQTQSDGNATPDLLRTGNQNGLSQMDISFDPLISYFKGSTEKDDFKHFAKDRLKSEDVNETMNLVTLPALFIETNNQEPSGALGGLMLSDTNYPTVLGQTASASTAETFKETSSYTPQVSGSDVNYIISSSNKPDLTANGAHVFLEFDLNSSEISLPENSSLEFSELNTLACPYPALSATSKNEDGADDTTLEDHPKTKTNVPQPSVSKTDTVELPPSISFEFSEGVSVSPEISQRPEMLEFAKDIESGTVHEAPMLFFGDNSSGDTLEQSTVISDSLVGDLDHQSIEHRLYPQSDIIQSNITQFDEEFWGSNASLIQNVAVSGKSLAEATTPLVFHVQLGQSSLVSTALPVKNGEKMNAVMDTMLQNESGNGILEGVRSKNICSEIEDFVPENLIDSPNFSMSNDMQEDKQEKVNELPTSPFKKDYLVSQLSTITEEDEIMPSNGPTLPVGHLHPTNVIRTGTEEDASDLNSVLSPDRILLHSMHKSVDSDYYLTSVSQQDFPVSPSLELTKGVKPRQVLSEDTSKFKSLPNHIPNVVQRDDISAKGIPEMGCKQDEVIAENIKPFPEALTKQESPLDVLPNNCLLDLLPETHTFSPKLAPSPNTSPENIIKSEFDEAVLQCNPSGDIVEKSDFPKDMSPIVVTSEMIAELEAQLASLDTDTCLVDESKTCPKDGSFNIEPFGIVSENNLHLVQLTDSNAFVSNCSSEQTSSITQDLVITDSDLKNIFVPQPTTMHLLSTSKGLDENPGSADTHNDPKPNSKQTDSLDINIDFWTTPAVPQSVTPDIFPVNWPTLSQPSAPSPFDQPTLASRDDLSLNFTSSLFDLSPVASSTPHVAVDNNPLPQVFPFPTIPRTSEVPRPAPLPTMQAVNSTAFNPFLQAKTQTSDHQSSPHPVKPLTPPDEKRSEGRSVLEKLKSTIHSGRTGQDADKKQLVEGGGTYYHLNQSELVNLLIQRDSELRQEREEYERRGALLEKRETELKKMKVTIKDLEDYIDTLLVRIMEQTPTLLQVGSKMK; via the exons TCTGGATGAAGCATTTCAGGAACGGAAATACATGAGAAATGA GTGGTACCAGCTGCATTCTAAAACTGGCAAAAAGGAGAAAGAACGAGGGGAGCTTCAGTTGACTGTACAGTTCACTCGGCACAACCTGACGGCCAGCATGTACGACCTTTCCATGAAAGACAAACCTCGTTCTGCTTTCGATAAGCTCAGAGAACGCATGAGAGCTAAGAAGCGCTCTATCGAAGAAGATTCCTCTTCTGCCATTGTCCCTGGTGGATACGGAGCACTGGCACACATGCAGGGGCGCCTGCCGAGTGATGGGGGTGGAGAGGAAGACTATGAGGATGATGAAGGAGGGGAGGCCCGCAGGAGTAAGATGAGAAGTTTTTTCCTGCGTGGGAGGTTAAGGAAGTCTTCAGACACGCGTTCAAGCACGTCACTGGGCTCAGAGAGCAGCGAGTCTTCATCGCGGGGCGGCAGCCTCAGCCCGACAGCAGGTATCAGTGTGGTGGTCTCAGATCTGTCCAACTCTCCGAGTAACAGCAGCAACCTGACTACAGACAACAGTCCAG AACACACAGTGGCTCCCTCACCACAGGTGTCTCCTGTCAGACATGTGATGTATGACATCAACTTACCAGTGCCTCATTCTGTGATGTCAGAGAACGACACCCCTATTTTGCTTCCTTCAGTCTGGGTGAATGGGAATCCGGTGGAAACGTCTCCTCTTACTCACCACCCACCATCACTCGTACTTCAGCAAGCTCAACCAGAGTCAACCAAACCAGTAACTCAGTCAGGTCAACCACAGGCAACCACGCTGCCAGCCAAGCCTCAGACAACCCAGCTACCCAAGTCCCAGTCAAAGCCAAGGCCCGAGCCCCTGCTCCCAGCCCTGGGGGTGCTTCAGAAgggctctctctccctctccctgcaGAACCTCTCTCACCGTGGGGAAGACAAGCAGGGCGGCAGCCCTGTGGATGGCCGTCGCTGGTCCTTCGATAAACCCGGAgaggaagaaaaagcagccaTTGTAGCAGCATTAGAGCAAGCTGGAAGACTTACAGATGAGGTTGAGCTGGAAACAGTGATACCTGCTGGAGAGACAGAGACTCAGAGCAAGAAAAGGAGGGGCCTGTTCTCACATGGGAAAGGTGATTCGGCTGGCAAAGGACCAATCGTGAGCAAAGAGGAAGCAGAACGTGCTCAACCACTTATAGAAGTCAAACATAAAGGATGGTTCAGCTCCAAGGACTCACACAGTAAACCCAG CTCAACACAAACGCAGTCTGATGGTAATGCCACCCCAGATTTGCTAAGGACTGGAAACCAAAACGGACTTTCCCAAATGGATATCTCATTTGATCCTTTAATTTCTTACTTCAAGGGGTCGACAGAAAAGGATGACTTTAAACATTTTGCTAAGGACAGATTGAAGTCAGAGGATGTGAATGAAACAATGAATTTGGTTACACTCCCTGCTCTCTTCATAGAAACAAATAATCAAGAGCCCTCTGGTGCATTGGGTGGTTTAATGTTGTCTGATACAAACTACCCAACTGTTTTAGGACAAACTGCTTCAGCAAGTACTGCAGAGACATTTAAGGAAACTTCTTCTTACACGCCTCAAGTTTCAGGAAGTGATGTTAATTATATTATCTCTAGTTCTAACAAGCCTGACCTCACTGCTAATGGGGCGCATGTCTTCCTAGAATTTGATCTCAATTCATCTGAAATTTCCTTGCCTGAAAATTCCAGTTTAGAGTTTTCTGAATTGAATACACTTGCATGCCCTTATCCTGCACTGTCAGCTACCTCCAAGAATGAAGACGGTGCCGATGACACAACTCTTGAAGACCAcccaaaaaccaaaacaaatgtcCCACAGCCATCAGTATCAAAAACAGACACTGTTGAACTTCCTCCTAGTATCTCCTTTGAATTCTCAGAGGGGGTGTCTGTGAGTCCTGAAATATCACAGAGGCCTGAAATGCTAGAGTTTGCTAAAGATATTGAATCTGGGACAGTCCATGAAGCTCCTATGCTATTCTTTGGAGACAACAGCTCAGGTGACACACTGGAACAGTCAACAGTGATATCTGATTCCTTAGTTGGAGACCTAGACCACCAGTCTATTGAGCACCGTCTTTATCCACAGTCTGACATCATTCAGAGTAATATAACACAATTTGATGAAGAATTTTGGGGATCAAATGCCTCACTCATTCAAAATGTGGCAGTAAGTGGAAAGTCCCTAGCTGAAGCCACTACGCCTTTAGTATTCCATGTTCAATTGGGACAGAGTTCCCTAGTATCAACTGCTCTGCCAGTGAAGAATGGAGAGAAAATGAATGCAGTTATGGACACCATGCTACAGAATGAATCAGGAAATGGTATCTTAGAGGGTGTCCGTAGTAAAAATATCTGTTCTGAAATTGAAGACTTTGTTCCAGAGAACCTAATTGATAGCCCTAATTTTTCAATGTCTAATGACATGCAGGAAGACAAACAAGAGAAAGTCAATGAATTGCCAACTAGTCCATTTAAGAAAGATTACCTGGTAAGTCAACTCAGCACCATCACTGAAGAGGATGAAATAATGCCCTCTAATGGACCAACACTTCCTGTAGGACATCTCCATCCCACCAATGTAATTAGAACAGGGACAGAGGAGGATGCTTCAGATCTCAACTCGGTGCTCTCACCTGATCGCATTCTTCTCCACAGCATGCACAAGAGTGTAGATTCAGACTATTATCTCACTAGTGTATCTCAACAGGACTTCCCAGTTTCCCCTAGCTTAGAGCTTACAAAGGGAGTGAAACCAAGACAGGTTCTTTCTGAAGACACTTCAAAATTCAAATCCTTGCCAAACCATATCCCTAATGTTGTGCAACGAGatgacatttctgcaaaaggcATACCAGAAATGGGTTGTAAGCAAGATGAGGTCATAGCAGAAAACATTAAACCTTTTCCAGAAGCCTTAACAAAACAAGAATCTCCTCTGGATGTTCTACCAAATAATTGCTTATTGGATCTCCTGCCAGAAACGCATACCTTTTCCCCCAAATTAGCCCCCTCACCCAATACATCACCTGAGAACATAATAAAGTCAGAGTTTGATGAAGCAGTGCTACAGTGCAACCCCTCAGGGGACATTGTTGAGAAATCCGACTTTCCCAAAGACATGTCACCAATTGTTGTTACCTCAGAAATGATAGCAGAACTTGAGGCTCAGCTTGCATCATTAGATACAGACACGTGTTTGGTAGATGAGAGTAAAACCTGCCCAAAAGATGGATCCTTTAATATTGAACCTTTTGGGATTGTATCAGAGAACAACTTGCATTTAGTCCAGTTGACTGATTCTAATGCGTTTGTATCCAATTGTTCATCAGAACAAACCTCCAGTATCACTCAGGACCTTGTCATAACTGATTCTGACCTGAAAAACATCTTTGTACCCCAGCCAACTACAATGCACCTTCTTAGTACTAGCAAAGGTCTGGATGAAAACCCTGGATCTGCAGACACTCACAATGACCCAAAACCAAATTCTAAACAAACCGATAGTCTAGACATAAATATTGATTTTTGGACAACTCCAGCTGTCCCACAATCTGTGACACCAGACATATTTCCTGTAAATTGGCCCACTTTATCCCAGCCATCAGCCCCTTCACCCTTCGACCAGCCAACGCTGGCTTCAAGGGATGATCTTAGCCTTAACTTTACATCTTCTTTATTCGACCTTTCACCAGTAGCTTCCTCAACACCACATGTAGCAGTAGACAATAATCCATTGCCCCAGGTATTCCCCTTCCCCACAATTCCCCGTACCTCAGAGGTGCCACGTCCAGCTCCTCTTCCTACTATGCAGGCTGTGAATTCTACAGCATTCAATCCTTTTCTCCAGGCTAAAACACAGACATCTGATCATCAGAGCAG TCCACACCCAGTGAAGCCATTGACACCTCCTGATGAGAAAAGGTCAGAGGGTCGCTCTGTCCTAGAGAAGCTTAAATCCACCATCCACTCAGGACGAACAGGCCAGGATGCTGACAAGAAG CAGCTAGTGGAGGGAGGAGGCACGTACTATCACCTGAACCAGAGTGAGCTGGTGAATTTGCTGATCCAGCGGGATTCTGAGCTCAGGCAGGAGCGGGAGGAGTACGAGAGGCGAGGGGCGCTGCTGGAGAAGCGCGAGACAGAGCTAAAGAAGATGAAGGTTACGATCAAAGATCTAGAGGATTACATTGACACGCTTCTTGTACGCATCATGGAGCAGACCCCCACGCTGCTGCAGGTCGGCTCTAAGatgaaatga